A stretch of the Acyrthosiphon pisum isolate AL4f chromosome A2, pea_aphid_22Mar2018_4r6ur, whole genome shotgun sequence genome encodes the following:
- the LOC103308169 gene encoding sentrin-specific protease 1-like, with protein sequence MAHNTQWYLNDYVINDYFELIKKRDPSIYCFDTFFFENYKNFGYSRVKSWTKNINIFSKRKLFFPINIKRRNIPPHWILVVVDINHNQITGYDSLKKSNLVAYRDDVLKYLEEEHLGKLGESLPIDNWEKVQGENPYQENGIDCGVYVCIFAEYISRDVAFNFDQDFMAGFRKLMAYELCTKQLINI encoded by the coding sequence ATGGCTCATAACACCCAGTGGTATTTAAACGACTATGTGATCAACGATTACTTTGAATTGATCAAAAAACGTGATCCGAGCATTTATTGCTTTGATacctttttttttgagaattataaaaattttggaTATTCAAGAGTGAAGAGTTGgacgaaaaatattaatattttttcgaaaagaaaacttttttttccaatCAATATTAAAAGACGCAATATTCCTCCTCACTGGATACTTGTGGTTGTCGATATCAATCATAATCAAATCACTGGTTATGATAGTCTGAAAAAAAGCAACCTAGTTGCATATCGGGatgatgtattaaaatacttagagGAAGAGCACCTAGGAAAGTTGGGTGAATCTCTACCCATAGACAACTGGGAAAAAGTACAAGGTGAAAATCCCTATCAAGAAAACGGAATAGACTGTGGCGTTTATGTCTGTATATTTGCAGAATATATATCAAGAGATGTTGCGTTTAATTTTGATCAGGACTTTATGGCGGGTTTTAGGAAATTAATGGCATACGAACTTTGTACCaaacaacttataaatatatag